CACCTCCACATTCACCGACACCGCAGGCGCCTACGCTATAATAGGCATTCCGGCGGATACCTACTCTGTCGAGGCCGCCGCTGCCGGTTACAATACCGAGACTGCCTCCGACGTAGCAGTGGATGCCAGAGGGACCACGGTCCAAAACTTTGTGTTGACTCCTCAGTAGCGAGTCGGCCCCATCAACTTCTGAAGGGCGTCTTTACCGGCGCCCTTTTTCTTTCCGCATGCATTGGCCTGGCGGAACTGTTTGCTACCAAGGCTGCTATTCGCTCGGGTTCTAACCCCCTTCCGACCCTTCGTGCTGCTGTTGCGCTGAGGAGGCGCTGGCCAGTCCGGGATCGGCGCTTGCGAAAAAGGGCATCCACTTTTCCTCTGGAGAGCGCTTGGTGAGCAGACTGATCACGATCAAGAGGCTGATAGAGGAGAGTACGCCAGGAATGACGATGTACTCGCTGCTGGCGAAATCGAATTCGGTGCCTCCCAGCGTGAGGGCGAAGTTTACACCCAGCCGATGCAATACGGCGATTCCTACGATGCTGCCCAGACCACCGGCGATACAGGCCACCCCGCCTTGAGGGGTCACGCGCTTCCACAGGAAAGCGGCCAGCAGGGCGGGGGTCAGGCTGGCTCCTACCACGGAGTAGGCGTAAAGAGCCATTTCAAGCACTGTCTTGAACTGGGTGAGCAGTAACAGCCCAATAGCCCCGAAAATCACCACGAAAACTCGCTGCAGGCTTACCATCTGTTTATCGGTGGCGTCGGGGCTGATGAAGCGTTGGTAAATGTCCCTGCTGACATTGGTGGACGGAACGAGCAGGAAGGTGTTCCCGGTGGAGAGCACGATGGCAATAGCCGCTGCCAGGAGAATCGCACCTCCCAGAACGGGCAATCCGTGCCGGGCAATATACAGGATTACGGTCTCTGAGGCGGCCCGCCCGACAACTGAAGTCTGGGTGATGAGATCCGGATAGGCGGCCCGGCCGGTGATGGCCAACAAAGCCAGGGCCGTCTCCAGCACCACCACACCTAGCACCATTCCCAATACCGCCTTGCGCGCTGCATTCTCATCCTTGGCTGAGAAGAACTTCTGGTACATGCCGCTCTCACCCAACAGAAGCAGAAAAGTAGGCAGTGCCACGCCGATTACCCACAGGAAGTTGTGGCCACCGAGGGGGGTCAAGTGTGCTTGGGGCAGGTTTCCGATTACCTGTCCCACACCGCCGAGCTCGAAGATCATGTACGGCAGCGCAAAGAAAACGCCGATGATAATTATCAGGCCATTGAAAATATCCACTGTAACGATTGATACCATACCTGCCAGCGTGGTAAAGATGACGATTGCCGCCGCGGTGATGTACATGCCCTGGGTAGGCGAGATGGTCCCATCGGTCACGATGGTCAGGATCCATCCCCCGCCGCGGAACTGGTAGGCGGCGATGGTTACATAGGCCAGGATGATTGCTAATGTTCCCAGGAGGCGGGCCGCGGCGTTGTAACGCTGTTCCAGCAGGTCCGGGACCGTGTATTGCGCAATGCGCCGTACTCTTCCGGCAATGAAGTACGCTACTATCAGCCCCAGCCAGGCTCCAAA
This genomic window from Candidatus Neomarinimicrobiota bacterium contains:
- a CDS encoding sodium:solute symporter, with product MNLLVAVVLIYPLILISVSLWRSRRVKSHEDFMVAGRSVPVLLLVGTLVATWIGSGSLFGGAGLAFRSGISMLWFSFGAWLGLIVAYFIAGRVRRIAQYTVPDLLEQRYNAAARLLGTLAIILAYVTIAAYQFRGGGWILTIVTDGTISPTQGMYITAAAIVIFTTLAGMVSIVTVDIFNGLIIIIGVFFALPYMIFELGGVGQVIGNLPQAHLTPLGGHNFLWVIGVALPTFLLLLGESGMYQKFFSAKDENAARKAVLGMVLGVVVLETALALLAITGRAAYPDLITQTSVVGRAASETVILYIARHGLPVLGGAILLAAAIAIVLSTGNTFLLVPSTNVSRDIYQRFISPDATDKQMVSLQRVFVVIFGAIGLLLLTQFKTVLEMALYAYSVVGASLTPALLAAFLWKRVTPQGGVACIAGGLGSIVGIAVLHRLGVNFALTLGGTEFDFASSEYIVIPGVLSSISLLIVISLLTKRSPEEKWMPFFASADPGLASASSAQQQHEGSEGG